A genomic stretch from Ooceraea biroi isolate clonal line C1 chromosome 3, Obir_v5.4, whole genome shotgun sequence includes:
- the LOC105277409 gene encoding uncharacterized protein LOC105277409: MTDNTTILHEDKNDDSGYTVSQLSPHIPEFEFQECKTEPCISRTNSTEELSTLDEPPSPLHISLPVITIRTPTVVLERCDKIWETLQLIKIQTDPTDESDVSEEEEEEEEEEEEEGEEDVEEEEEEQVQQPNKIEPSASHINNEFTFKHNNAMPLPFEFSVQRTRKLYPCSTCGKQYMLRRSLRKHTERMHGIVLPLQRRRRSYKKLTDSNTKVFNSAVLPSKKDDFDELTDKDPLEKFTAKQEAKPANTEGFVKEYAASKYVKCMLCKRNVKSLKEHLIHYHKISGHKSNIMKLESSFLNADKPSSSKASPGNKKTTLKDILSGRLSQKFANENTRNEYHIMDDEKDTDQEFQGGTKRKFTLLYPAKEDKRIKLDNENYTPVGNTTPIIPRKKSINLISYKCDICLGTYASAHGLYKHRRVHYFRGETKENFHKVQCRYLNSPLNKKRLNAKTSNNVKGTNLLKNWYRPRQNKNTSIIDGAATRKEETDELKHSCLCGKAFRHAHSIALHKKSCKLYQQEINRMDTARLSSDRDSGIGINITIKKREDGYEIVGKDSDDEKSQKFVHFMDDTSSSNMEHLTKNATSAVARQQERDTSKYSKEHSILKLRIADEDEIIDIEDDLQIDSIKISDKAKQLLAQNDKVIKCSLVHPNSNAKNVEGGGVPDKVSTLKQICERIISRLQPPTDAAGDEEMCQENKQIKNREIDQENIQVIGQEANYKKRELRSSNKRQRNMNEEFDYSYGEDYKAQLDPLLACGYCDEQFSNSNSYNNHQCAVKEGKSFDEFSLQLICFYCNETLSNYAEFDQHVRFEHFDLAFNCYQCTERFASDKGRLRHFHAEHNDMRCRFCNKKLSLSLKTLHEGYHLGFGYPCHQCKKAYSNKKNLSYHKYTIHPNGGDNLITCTVCLKPIKLKSFRGHMSTHKHNACHFCGKVFSNRTGIEYHTMIHHGTNSKLKCNICGARFLTKKHLERHQKMEKCNSDMRKKENTAIHVKSH; this comes from the exons ATGACCGATAACACCACCATCCTCCACGAGGACAAGAACGACGACAGCGGTTACACGGTGTCACAGTTGTCGCCCCATATCCCCGAATTCGAGTTCCAGGAGTGCAAGACAGAGCCATGCATCAGTAGAACCAACTCGACCGAAGAACTGTCGACACTC GATGAACCTCCATCACCACTACATATTTCACTACCTGTGATTACAATAAGGACTCCAACTGTTGTATTAGAAAGATGCGACAAGATCTGGGAAAcattgcaattaataaaaatacaaactgATCCAACAGACGAAAGTGATGTGtctgaagaagaagaagaagaagaagaagaagaagaagaagaaggagaggaagatgtagaagaagaagaagaggaacaaGTACAACAACCGAATAAGATTGAACCATCTGCATCACATATTAACAATGAGTTTACATTCAAACACAATAATGCAATGCCATTACCTTTCGAGTTTTCTGTTCAAAGAACAAGAAAATTATACCCTTGTTCTACATGTGGCAAGCAGTACATGTTGAGACGATCCTTAAGAAAACATACAGAACGAATGCACGGAATCGTACTTCCGCTGCAACGTAGGCGGCGTTCCTATAAAAAATTGACTGACAGTAATACTAAGGTATTCAATTCAGCTGTTTTACCGAGTAAAAAGGATGATTTCGATGAACTTACCGACAAGGATCCACTTGAAAAATTTACTGCGAAGCAAGAAGCAAAACCTGCTAATACCGAAGGTTTTGTTAAAGAATATGCTGCGTCGAAATATGTCAAATGTATGTTGTGCAAACGAAACGTAAAATCTCTAAAAGAACACTTAATTCATTATCACAAAATATCGGGACATAAGTCGAACATTATGAAGTTAGAGTCTTCATTTTTAAATGCGGACAAACCATCATCTTCTAAAGCATCACCTgggaataaaaaaacaacattAAAGGATATATTGTCTGGCAGACTTTCGCAAAAATTTGCTAATGAAAAtacgcgaaatgaatatcataTAATGGATGATGAAAAAGACACTGACCAAGAATTTCAAGGAGGTACGAAACGGAAATTCACATTACTTTACCCTGCTAAAGAGGATAAAAGAATCAAATTGGACAATGAAAATTATACACCTGTTGGTAACACGACTCCAATCATACcgagaaaaaaatctataaatctCATATCCTACAAGTGTGACATTTGCCTGGGAACGTACGCATCTGCCCATGGTTTGTACAAACACAGACGCGTTCACTACTTCCGTGGAGAAACCAAAGAGAACTTTCATAAGGTTCAATGTAGATATCTTAATTCACCACTGAATAAGAAAAGGTTAAACGCAAAAACTAGCAATAACGTGAAGGgaacaaatttgttaaaaaattggtACAGGCCTAGGCAAAACAAAAACACTTCCATTATTGATGGAGCGGCTACACGCAAGGAGGAAACTGATGAACTTAAACATTCTTGCTTATGTGGAAAAGCATTTCGACATGCTCATAGCATAGCTCTCCATAAAAAGAGTTGTAAGTTGTATCAACAGGAAATCAACAGGATGGACACTGCAAGGCTCAGTAGTGATAGAGATTCTGGTATCggtattaatataacaatcaAGAAACGGGAAGATGGCTACGAGATAGTTGGTAAAGATAGTGACGACGAGAAATCTCAAAAGTTTGTCCATTTCATGGATGACACTTCATCATCGAACATGGAGCATCTTACCAAAAATGCAACTAGCGCAGTTGCTAGACAACAGGAACGGGATACATCTAAATACAGTAAAGAGCATAGTATCTTGAAATTGCGAATTGCTGATGAAGACGAGATCATCGATATCGAAGACGATTTACAAATTGACTCTATTAAGATTAGCGATAAGGCAAAACAGTTGCTTGCGCAAAATGATAAAGTTATTAAATGCTCGTTAGTACACCCAAATAGCAATGCAAAAAATGTGGAAGGTGGAGGAGTTCCGGATAAAGTCTCTacattgaaacaaatatgtgaGAGGATTATAAGCCGTCTCCAGCCACCCACAGATGCGGCGGGGGATGAGGAAATGTGCCAAGAAAATAAGCAGATTAAAAATCGGGAAATAGATCAGGAGAACATTCAGGTAATAGGCCAGGAAGCGAATTACAAAAAGAGGGAATTACGATCCTCGAATAAACGGCAGAgaaatatgaacgaagaattCGACTATTCATATGGCGAGGATTACAAGGCGCAGTTGGATCCGTTATTGGCATGCGGGTACTGCGACGAACAGTTCAGTAACAGTAATTCCTACAACAATCATCAATGCGCTGTTAAGGAGGGGAAATCgttcgacgaattttcgcttCAGTTAATATGTTTCTACTGTAACGAAACACTGAGTAATTATGCTGAATTCGACCAGCATGTGCGATTCGAACACTTTGATCTTGCGTTTAATTGTTATCAGTGCACTGAACGATTCGCTAGCGATAAAGGACGTTTACGTCACTTTCACGCGGAACACAATGATATGCGTTGTAGATTTTGTAATAAGAAACTTTCTCTGTCGTTAAAGACCCTGCACGAGGGTTATCATTTAGGCTTCGGTTATCCCTGTCATCAATGTAAGAAAGCTTATTCGAATAAGAAGAATTTGTCATATCACAAATACACTATACACCCGAACGGGGGTGATAATCTGATAACGTGTACCGTATGCTTGAAACCGATCAAACTCAAGAGTTTCCGCGGGCATATGTCGACGCATAAACATAACGCATGCCATTTTTGCGGGAAAGTATTCTCCAATAGGACAGGTATAGAGTATCATACTATGATACATCATGGAACTAATTCTAAACTCAAGTGCAACATTTGTGGTGCACGTTTCCTTACCAAGAAGCATCTCGAGAGGCATCAGAAGATGGAGAAGTGCAACAGCGACatgagaaaaaaggagaacaCGGCAATACATGTTAAAAGtcattaa